A single Pseudomonas putida DNA region contains:
- a CDS encoding DUF2867 domain-containing protein, whose translation MSAQLVAAQADLDFLHSDSVQLTAPMTALQAYCAMTSHVPGWLAKAFRLRDFISRRFNVADIHGFSPCDPARVPAVGERLDFFTIEAISDQQLVLTSRDTHLAVMVCMGVDGQRLSVTTSVKCFNTFGRLYMLPVGLAHGAIVKRMLRNIKGSSPGREAA comes from the coding sequence ATGTCCGCCCAGCTGGTCGCCGCCCAGGCTGACCTCGATTTCCTACACAGTGACAGCGTACAGCTCACTGCCCCGATGACCGCCCTGCAAGCCTACTGCGCCATGACCTCGCATGTCCCGGGCTGGTTGGCCAAGGCCTTTCGCCTTCGCGACTTCATCTCACGTCGTTTCAACGTCGCCGATATCCACGGCTTCTCTCCCTGCGATCCAGCGCGTGTACCAGCTGTCGGCGAGCGCCTGGACTTCTTCACCATCGAGGCCATCAGCGATCAGCAACTGGTCCTGACTTCTCGCGATACGCACCTGGCGGTGATGGTCTGCATGGGCGTGGACGGGCAGCGCTTGAGCGTGACAACGTCGGTAAAGTGCTTCAATACCTTTGGACGCCTGTACATGCTGCCAGTCGGGTTAGCACATGGGGCGATCGTGAAGCGCATGCTGCGCAATATCAAAGGAAGTAGCCCAGGCCGCGAGGCAGCCTGA
- a CDS encoding adenylosuccinate synthase, translating into MGKNVVVLGTQWGDEGKGKIVDLLTEHAAAVVRYQGGHNAGHTLVINGEKTVLHLIPSGILREGVQCLIGNGVVVAPDALMREITKLEEKGVPVRERLRISPAAPLILSYHVALDQAREKARGEAKIGTTGRGIGPAYEDKVARRGLRVGDLFHRERFAAKLGELLDYHNFQLVNYYKEPAIDFQQTLDECMAYAEQLKPMMLDVTAELHNLRRAGKDIMFEGAQGSLLDIDHGTYPYVTSSNTTAGGISTGSGVGPMYLDYILGITKAYTTRVGSGPFPTELFDETGAALAKRGHEFGSTTGRARRCGWFDAVILRRAIDVNSISGICLTKLDVLDGLETINICVGYKNENGAVIDAPSDADSYIGLEPVYEEMPGWSESTLGVKTLEELPQAARDYIKRIEELVGAPIDIISTGPDRNETIVLRHPFA; encoded by the coding sequence ATGGGTAAGAATGTCGTCGTCCTGGGCACCCAGTGGGGTGATGAGGGCAAAGGCAAGATCGTCGATCTGCTGACCGAACATGCTGCCGCCGTAGTGCGCTACCAAGGTGGCCACAACGCGGGCCACACCCTGGTGATCAACGGTGAAAAAACCGTTCTGCACCTGATTCCCTCGGGCATCCTGCGTGAAGGCGTACAGTGCCTGATCGGCAACGGCGTGGTCGTTGCCCCGGACGCCCTGATGCGTGAAATCACCAAGCTGGAAGAGAAAGGCGTACCGGTGCGCGAGCGCCTGCGTATCTCCCCGGCTGCGCCGCTGATCCTGTCGTACCACGTGGCCCTGGACCAGGCCCGTGAAAAAGCCCGTGGCGAAGCCAAGATCGGCACCACCGGCCGCGGCATCGGCCCAGCCTACGAAGACAAGGTCGCACGCCGCGGCCTGCGCGTTGGCGACCTGTTCCACCGCGAGCGTTTCGCCGCGAAGCTGGGTGAGCTGCTGGACTACCACAACTTCCAGCTGGTGAACTACTACAAAGAGCCGGCCATCGACTTCCAGCAAACCCTGGACGAGTGCATGGCCTACGCTGAACAGCTCAAGCCGATGATGCTCGACGTCACCGCAGAGCTGCACAACCTGCGCCGCGCCGGCAAGGACATCATGTTCGAAGGCGCTCAGGGCTCGCTGCTGGACATCGACCACGGTACTTACCCGTACGTCACCAGCTCCAACACCACCGCTGGCGGTATCTCCACCGGTTCCGGCGTTGGCCCGATGTACCTGGACTACATCCTGGGTATCACCAAGGCCTACACCACTCGCGTTGGTTCCGGTCCGTTCCCGACCGAACTGTTCGACGAGACTGGCGCCGCCCTGGCCAAGCGTGGCCACGAGTTCGGTTCGACCACCGGCCGTGCCCGTCGTTGTGGCTGGTTCGATGCCGTTATCCTGCGTCGCGCTATCGACGTCAACAGCATCTCGGGCATCTGCCTGACCAAGCTGGACGTGCTGGACGGCCTGGAAACCATCAACATCTGCGTTGGCTACAAGAACGAGAACGGTGCCGTCATCGACGCCCCTTCCGATGCCGACAGCTACATCGGCCTGGAGCCGGTGTACGAAGAGATGCCAGGCTGGAGCGAATCGACCCTGGGTGTGAAAACCCTGGAAGAGCTGCCGCAAGCTGCGCGTGACTACATCAAGCGCATCGAAGAGCTGGTAGGCGCGCCGATCGACATCATTTCGACTGGCCCGGACCGTAACGAGACTATCGTTCTGCGTCATCCGTTCGCCTGA
- the hflK gene encoding FtsH protease activity modulator HflK gives MAWNEPGGNSNNQDPWGGRRGGGGGGDKKGPPDLDEAFRKLQDSLNGMFGSGKKRGGGDRNVGKGGGFGLLGIGLAVLAAIWLYSAVYVVDEQEQAVVLRFGKYYETVGPGLNIYFPPIDRKYMENVTRERAYTKQGQMLTEDENIVEVPLTVQYKISNLQDFVLNVDQPEVSLQHATDSALRHVVGSTSMDQVLTEGREQMAVDIRERLQRFLDNYRTGITVTQVNVQSAAAPREVQEAFDDVIRAREDEQRARNQAESYANGVVPEARGQAQRIIEDANGYRDEVIARAKGEADRFTKLVGEYRKAPDVTRQRLYLETMQEVYSNSSKVLVTAKDGQNNLLYLPLDKMVEGSRNAAAPSTSVSPSVNDAASRAAQDLQQQQQPLRTRESR, from the coding sequence ATGGCTTGGAACGAGCCGGGTGGCAACTCGAACAATCAGGATCCCTGGGGCGGCCGTCGCGGTGGCGGCGGTGGTGGCGACAAGAAGGGTCCACCGGATCTGGACGAGGCCTTCCGCAAGCTGCAGGACAGCCTGAACGGCATGTTCGGCAGTGGCAAAAAACGTGGCGGCGGTGACCGCAATGTCGGCAAAGGTGGTGGCTTCGGCCTGCTGGGCATCGGCCTGGCGGTGCTCGCCGCAATCTGGCTGTACAGCGCCGTGTACGTGGTCGACGAGCAGGAGCAGGCCGTGGTGCTTCGCTTCGGCAAGTACTATGAGACGGTCGGTCCCGGCCTGAACATCTACTTCCCGCCAATCGATCGCAAGTACATGGAAAACGTCACGCGCGAGCGTGCCTACACCAAGCAGGGGCAGATGCTCACCGAGGACGAGAACATCGTCGAGGTGCCGCTGACCGTCCAGTACAAGATCAGCAACCTGCAGGACTTCGTGCTCAACGTCGACCAGCCTGAGGTCAGCCTGCAGCATGCGACCGACAGCGCCCTGCGCCATGTGGTGGGTTCCACCTCGATGGACCAGGTACTGACCGAAGGTCGTGAGCAGATGGCCGTGGATATCCGCGAACGCCTGCAGCGCTTCCTCGACAACTACCGTACCGGTATCACCGTCACCCAGGTCAACGTACAGAGCGCGGCAGCCCCGCGTGAAGTGCAGGAAGCCTTCGACGACGTGATCCGCGCCCGCGAAGACGAGCAGCGTGCCCGCAACCAGGCCGAGTCCTACGCCAATGGCGTGGTGCCGGAAGCCCGTGGTCAGGCCCAGCGCATCATCGAGGACGCCAACGGTTACCGCGACGAAGTCATCGCCCGTGCCAAGGGTGAGGCCGACCGCTTCACCAAACTGGTTGGCGAGTACCGCAAGGCGCCAGACGTGACCCGTCAACGCCTGTATCTGGAGACCATGCAAGAGGTCTACAGCAATTCGAGCAAAGTCCTGGTCACGGCCAAGGATGGGCAGAACAACCTGCTCTACCTGCCGCTGGACAAGATGGTCGAAGGCAGCCGCAACGCGGCCGCGCCAAGCACCAGCGTCAGCCCGTCGGTCAACGATGCGGCCTCGCGTGCGGCGCAGGACCTGCAACAGCAACAGCAGCCGCTGCGTACTAGGGAGAGCCGCTGA
- the hflC gene encoding protease modulator HflC, which translates to MSNRSLIALIAAVVLAIVAWNSFYIVSQTERAVLLRFGKVVQADVQPGLHVKIPYVNQVRKFDARLMTLDAPTQRFLTLEKKAVMVDAYAKWRVKDAERFYTATSGMKQIADERLSRRLESGLRDQFGKRTLHEVVSGERDALMADITASLNRMASKELGIEVIDVRVKAIDLPKEVNRSVFDRMSTEREREAREHRAKGNELAEGIRADADRQRRVLLAEAYREAEETRGDGDAQSAAIYAKAYTQDADFYAFYRSLQAYRESFSSKSDVLVLDAKNEFFRFLDKSKP; encoded by the coding sequence ATGAGCAACCGATCGCTGATCGCCCTGATCGCCGCTGTGGTCTTGGCCATTGTGGCCTGGAACAGCTTCTACATCGTGTCCCAGACCGAGCGTGCGGTATTGCTGCGCTTCGGTAAGGTGGTCCAGGCGGATGTCCAGCCGGGCCTGCATGTGAAGATTCCGTACGTGAACCAGGTACGCAAGTTCGACGCACGCCTGATGACCCTCGACGCCCCGACCCAGCGGTTCCTGACCCTGGAGAAGAAGGCAGTGATGGTCGACGCCTACGCCAAGTGGCGCGTCAAGGATGCCGAGCGCTTCTACACTGCCACTTCCGGCATGAAGCAGATCGCCGACGAGCGTCTGTCGCGTCGTCTGGAAAGCGGCCTGCGTGACCAGTTCGGTAAACGTACCCTGCACGAGGTGGTTTCCGGTGAACGTGACGCGCTGATGGCTGACATCACCGCTTCGCTGAACCGCATGGCCAGCAAGGAGTTGGGTATCGAGGTCATCGACGTGCGCGTCAAGGCCATCGACCTGCCGAAGGAAGTCAACCGCAGTGTGTTCGACCGCATGAGCACCGAGCGTGAGCGTGAAGCCCGCGAGCACCGCGCCAAAGGTAACGAATTGGCCGAAGGTATTCGCGCCGATGCCGACCGTCAGCGCCGTGTGCTGCTGGCCGAGGCCTATCGCGAAGCGGAAGAGACCCGCGGTGATGGTGATGCCCAGTCGGCCGCCATCTACGCCAAGGCCTACACCCAGGACGCCGATTTCTATGCGTTCTACCGTAGCCTGCAGGCGTACCGCGAGAGCTTCTCGAGCAAGAGCGACGTGCTGGTCCTGGACGCGAAGAACGAGTTCTTCCGCTTCCTGGACAAGAGCAAGCCGTGA
- a CDS encoding ATP phosphoribosyltransferase regulatory subunit: MATVDRWLLPDGIEEVLPPEAARIEIARRQVLDLFQSWGYELVVTPHIEYLESLLTGAGQDLDQRTFKVVDPQSGRLMGFRADFTPQVARIDAHTLRREGPSRLCYAGSVLHAQPRALSTSRSPIQLGAELYGDASPTSDVEVISLMLATLQLTDVADVHMDLGHVGIYRGLARAAGLSGAVEQQLFDALQRKSVDEVQALTADLPKDLGNMLRALVELCGGREVLAEARVRLGRAPASVLAALDDLLAIADRLASRYPDLPLYFDLGELRGYNYHTGVVFAVFVPGEGQSIAQGGRYDDIGADFGRARPATGFSTDLKTLVTLGRAEVVLPTGGIWMPDSGDAALWQQVCQLRSEGQRVVQALPGQPLSAALEADCDRQLIQQDGRWQVLPLAQ, encoded by the coding sequence ATGGCAACGGTAGACCGCTGGCTGCTGCCAGATGGCATCGAGGAAGTACTGCCACCTGAGGCTGCGCGTATCGAGATCGCGCGCCGTCAGGTGTTGGACCTGTTCCAGAGTTGGGGCTACGAGCTGGTCGTCACCCCGCATATCGAGTACCTGGAGTCGCTGCTTACCGGCGCCGGCCAGGACCTGGATCAGCGCACCTTCAAGGTGGTCGACCCGCAGTCGGGCCGCCTGATGGGCTTCCGCGCCGACTTCACCCCGCAGGTGGCGCGCATCGACGCCCACACCCTGCGCCGCGAAGGCCCGAGCCGCCTGTGCTACGCCGGTAGCGTGCTGCACGCCCAGCCGCGTGCCCTGTCCACCTCGCGCAGCCCGATTCAGCTGGGTGCCGAGCTGTACGGCGACGCCAGCCCGACCAGCGATGTCGAAGTCATCAGCCTGATGCTCGCCACGCTGCAACTGACCGATGTTGCCGATGTGCACATGGACCTCGGCCACGTCGGTATCTACCGCGGCCTGGCCCGTGCCGCCGGCCTGTCCGGCGCGGTCGAACAGCAGCTGTTCGACGCCCTGCAGCGCAAGTCGGTCGATGAAGTGCAGGCGCTGACCGCCGACCTGCCCAAAGACCTGGGCAACATGCTGCGCGCCCTGGTCGAACTGTGCGGTGGCCGCGAAGTGCTGGCCGAAGCCCGCGTGCGTCTGGGGCGTGCCCCGGCCAGCGTATTGGCAGCGCTCGACGACCTGCTGGCGATCGCTGATCGCCTGGCGTCGCGCTACCCGGACCTGCCGCTGTACTTCGACCTGGGCGAGCTGCGCGGCTACAACTATCACACTGGCGTGGTGTTCGCTGTGTTCGTCCCGGGCGAGGGTCAATCGATCGCTCAGGGCGGCCGCTATGACGACATCGGCGCCGATTTTGGCCGGGCACGTCCGGCCACCGGTTTCTCCACGGATTTGAAGACCCTGGTCACACTGGGGCGAGCGGAGGTCGTATTGCCAACTGGCGGCATCTGGATGCCGGACAGTGGCGACGCGGCCCTCTGGCAGCAGGTCTGCCAGTTGCGCAGCGAGGGCCAGCGTGTGGTCCAGGCTCTGCCTGGCCAACCGTTGAGTGCTGCTCTCGAGGCGGATTGTGATCGGCAATTGATTCAGCAAGACGGGCGCTGGCAGGTTCTGCCGCTGGCCCAGTGA
- the hfq gene encoding RNA chaperone Hfq, with protein MSKGHSLQDPYLNQLRKEKVPVSIYLVNGIKLQGSIESFDQFVVLLKNTVSQMVYKHAISTVVPARPVRLPSPSDSEHGDSEPGNA; from the coding sequence ATGTCAAAAGGGCATTCGCTACAAGACCCTTACTTGAACCAACTGAGAAAAGAAAAGGTCCCGGTATCGATCTATCTGGTCAACGGGATCAAGCTGCAGGGCTCGATCGAATCCTTCGACCAGTTCGTGGTACTGCTGAAGAACACCGTCAGCCAGATGGTCTACAAGCACGCTATCTCGACCGTGGTTCCTGCCCGTCCGGTTCGCCTGCCAAGCCCGTCCGATTCCGAACACGGCGACAGCGAGCCAGGCAACGCCTGA
- the hflX gene encoding ribosome rescue GTPase HflX — protein MFFERHGGGERALLVHLEGQNPEAREDPQEFQELALSAGADIVSLATVARHQPTAKYLIGSGKVEELRDLVKAEQVDLVIFNHTLTPSQERNLERVFECRVLDRTGLILDIFAQRARTHEGKLQVELAQLDHMSTRLVRGWTHLERQKGGIGLRGPGETQLETDRRLLRVRIRQIKGRLEKVRSQREQARRGRKRADIPSVSLVGYTNAGKSTLFNALTESEVYAADQLFATLDPTLRRLELADLGPIVLADTVGFIRHLPHKLVEAFRATLEESSNSDLLLHVIDAHEPERMEQIEQVLAVLGEIGAEGLPILEVYNKLDLLEDVEPQIQRDADGKPQRVWVSARDGRGLELVGQAIAELLGDDLFVGTLCLEQRFARLRAQFFALGAVRSEEHDEEGRSLLSVRLPRVELNRLVSREGMEPQVFVEQHTLQ, from the coding sequence TTGTTCTTTGAGCGCCACGGTGGTGGTGAGCGGGCGCTGCTCGTTCACTTGGAAGGTCAGAACCCTGAGGCGCGCGAAGACCCGCAGGAGTTTCAGGAACTGGCACTGTCGGCCGGAGCCGACATCGTCTCGTTGGCCACGGTAGCCAGGCATCAGCCTACGGCCAAATACCTGATTGGCAGCGGCAAGGTCGAGGAATTGCGCGACCTGGTCAAAGCCGAACAGGTAGACCTGGTGATTTTCAATCACACCCTCACGCCCAGTCAGGAGCGCAACCTCGAGCGAGTTTTCGAGTGTCGCGTGCTTGACCGTACGGGGCTGATCCTCGATATCTTCGCCCAGCGGGCGCGTACCCATGAAGGCAAGCTGCAGGTCGAACTGGCCCAGCTCGACCACATGAGCACGCGGCTGGTGCGCGGCTGGACCCACCTTGAGCGGCAAAAGGGTGGTATCGGCCTGCGTGGCCCGGGTGAGACCCAGCTGGAAACCGACCGCCGCCTGCTGCGGGTACGTATTCGCCAGATCAAGGGGCGCCTGGAAAAGGTACGCAGCCAGCGTGAGCAGGCCCGTCGTGGCCGCAAGCGGGCGGATATCCCCTCGGTGTCGCTGGTCGGCTATACCAACGCCGGCAAGTCCACACTGTTCAATGCGCTGACCGAATCCGAGGTGTACGCAGCTGACCAGTTGTTCGCCACGCTCGACCCGACCTTGCGCCGGCTCGAACTGGCCGACCTGGGGCCGATCGTGCTGGCCGACACCGTGGGCTTCATTCGCCACCTGCCGCACAAGCTGGTCGAGGCATTTCGGGCTACGCTCGAAGAATCGAGCAACTCGGACCTGCTGCTGCATGTGATCGACGCCCATGAGCCTGAGCGCATGGAGCAGATCGAGCAAGTGCTGGCCGTGTTGGGTGAGATCGGTGCCGAAGGCTTGCCGATCCTCGAGGTCTATAACAAACTCGACCTGCTTGAAGATGTCGAGCCGCAGATTCAGCGCGATGCCGATGGCAAGCCGCAGCGGGTCTGGGTATCGGCCCGAGATGGACGTGGCCTGGAGCTGGTCGGCCAGGCGATTGCCGAGTTGCTGGGGGATGATCTGTTTGTCGGTACCCTGTGTCTGGAGCAGCGTTTTGCCCGCTTGCGCGCGCAATTCTTTGCCCTGGGTGCCGTGCGGAGTGAAGAGCATGACGAAGAAGGGCGCAGCCTGCTGAGTGTTCGGCTGCCCAGGGTCGAGTTGAATCGCCTGGTCAGTCGTGAAGGCATGGAGCCGCAAGTGTTTGTCGAGCAACACACTTTGCAATAA